The Primulina eburnea isolate SZY01 chromosome 6, ASM2296580v1, whole genome shotgun sequence genome contains a region encoding:
- the LOC140833832 gene encoding uncharacterized protein: MIEAYKALRDRAPYPPNHVVGHLQGNFAFIVFDKSTSTLFVAIDQLAKVPLYWGITADGYVAFANDAELLKGACGKSLASFPQGCFFSTAVGELRSYENPKNKITAVPAQEEEIWGAKFMVEGPSLLATTE; the protein is encoded by the exons ATGATAGAGGCATATAAGGCGCTTCGTGATCGAGCACCTTATCCTCCAAACCATGTTGTTGGACACCTCCAAGGGAATTTCGCCTTCATCGTTTTCGACAAATCCACTTCCACTTTGTTTGTTGCTATT GACCAATTGGCCAAGGTTCCTCTTTATTGGGGAATCACCGCTGATGGGTATGTAGCATTTGCCAATGATGCTGAGTTGCTTAAGGGCGCTTGTGGAAAGTCACTTGCTTCTTTCCCACAAG GATGCTTCTTTTCCACGGCAGTTGGCGAACTTCGAAGCTACGAGAATCCAAAAAACAAGATCACGGCTGTTCCTGCTCAAGAAGAAGAAATATGGGGAGCAAAATTCATG GTGGAGGGGCCAAGTCTTCTTGCAACCACGGAATAA